TCTTCACTATTATAAGTTTGTATGAAATTATCCATTTCTATTTTACGTTTTTCTAATATTCCTTTTCTCTCTGAATTCCAATTGATTTTCATTTTGTTATTTTCAATATTTTTTTTCAATTTTTCAATGTCTTTATTGCATATATTGTTCAATTTTTGTATACAATGGTGAAAAAACTGAAAAGATTCCAGATACTCTTCTATTTTGCCTATTTTTTCCTTAAATATTTTCAGTTTATTGCTCAATAGCAACTTTTTATTTTCTTCTTCTTCAATCTTTAAAGCCAATGACCCTGATTGATTTTCAATCCTGTCTTTTTTCTTGTAAATTTCAACAATATTGTCACTTTCCCTGCTCATCTTTGTTTCTAATTCTTTTAGTTCTATTTCAATGTTTTTTTCTTGATATTTTAATTGATTAATTTTATTTTTTATCCTGCTTAAGTTGTTTTCATTTTTATTCTTTTTAATATAGATTTCCTGAATATCTTTTTTTAATTGAATAACTTTCTCCTCGGGTAAAAGATTCTTATCAGTAATATCATCATTGGAAAAAATGTTTAAAGTTATAGTTCCGTTTAAATCTATCATTACGCCATCTAAATCAACTATTGTCCATTGCTCTGTAATTTTTCTAAATATATCGAGCGCACTTGTGGTATTTTTAACAATGAGAACATGACCTAAGAGACACTCAAATAAAGAATTATATTCATCTTTATACGTTATAAGTGTGTTAGCAAATCCAATTATATTTAAATTATTTTTTTGATTTTCTAAAAATATTGTTTTTGCTAACTTTTTATCAATATTGTTTTTGCTAATATTATTAGAAAATAATCTAATCTGCCCTAGATTATTTTCCTTTATAAACTTATTTAAATCTTGAATTCTTGTACCATCATTTATCTTTAGAAATTGAAGATTATTTTTTAACAATATCTTGATAATTTTATTTAAGTTGTCTGGTACATGTCGTATAATATTGTTAATATCTTTAAATAATTCTATATTCTGAAAACCATTTTTAATAAATAATTCTTCGTCTATTTTTTTTATCTTATTTGGGTTGTTTTTAATTAACTCTTCCAGAAATTCCTTTTCTTTTCTTTTTAGAATTATATCATTGTCAAATTCCTTTATAGTTTTAAAATTATCAGTAACAGCTATATTGTTTTTATCTAATTCATCCTCAATCTTTTTCTTTTTATCATTCAATTGGGCAATATTAATTTTTATATTTGTGATAATTTTTTCTTTTTCGACAAATATTTTTTCATTTCTATTAAATTCATCACGCAAGTTCTTAGTTTCTTTTTTTATGGCCAAAATACTTGATTCAACTGAGCTTAAAACTGTTTCATTTTTAATTATTTCTTCCCTATATTTTTTTACATGCTCATCACTAAATTTTTGGTAGGAACTCTCGGTACTTTGTAATAGATTGCTGTAGTATTTATATTTTTCCTTATACTTTTCTAAATATAAATTATCGTTTTTACAATTTTCCATAATTAATTGATATTGTTTTTCTGATTCCTGCAAATCAGCCTCTATATCTGATATGTTTTTTGTGAATTTATTGAATTGATTTTTTGTATTCTGAATTTCTTTCTCAGTGCTATCAGTCCTTTGGTCTAAATCATTAATTTTTTGTTTTATTAATATTAGTCTATTATTAATGTTAACTTTTTCTTTATCTAAATTTTCCAGACAATTTTCACAATTAATTAACTCATTCTCAATATTCATTTTTTCTTTTTCTACTAATTTGATTTCATCTTTAAATTGTTTTGTGTGATTACTGAATTTCTCTATTTCCTTGTTCAGCAGGTGAAAATTATTTTCATGCTTTTTAGTATTTTTGTAATATAGAATATATTGTTGGCTTAAAAGATAATATTCTAACTTCTTTATATTATCTCGATAATAATGATAAGAATTTAGATTATCTGTCTTTTCTTTGTAATGTTGAAGACTTTCTTTAACTTCTGAAATAATATCATCTATCCTTACTAAGTTACTTTTAACTTTCTCTAATTTTTTTAAAACATTGTCTTTTTTTGTTTTGTAATTAGAAATATTTGATGCTTCTTCAAATAATATTCTTCTTTCCGAAGGTTTGGCATTTAATATAAATTCAACTTTCCCTTGGGCTATAATAGAGTATGAATTCCTCCCCACTCCTGTCCCTGAAAATATCTCGTGTATATCCTTCAGCTTGCAAGGCATTCCATTAATGTAATTATCAGTATCACCTGAGCGATAAATAATCCTTTTTAATTCAACTTCTTCAGAGTCAATTGATAGCTTTTTATCTGAATTGTCAAACAGTATAGATACTTCGGCAAGGTTACGCATTTTTTGTTGACTGCTTCCAGCAAAAATCATATCAGT
The Atribacterota bacterium DNA segment above includes these coding regions:
- the smc gene encoding chromosome segregation protein SMC — encoded protein: MYLKEIDIKGFKSFANKIKLNITPGITVIVGPNGCGKSNIIDAVRWILGEQNIRSLRGNNLTDMIFAGSSQQKMRNLAEVSILFDNSDKKLSIDSEEVELKRIIYRSGDTDNYINGMPCKLKDIHEIFSGTGVGRNSYSIIAQGKVEFILNAKPSERRILFEEASNISNYKTKKDNVLKKLEKVKSNLVRIDDIISEVKESLQHYKEKTDNLNSYHYYRDNIKKLEYYLLSQQYILYYKNTKKHENNFHLLNKEIEKFSNHTKQFKDEIKLVEKEKMNIENELINCENCLENLDKEKVNINNRLILIKQKINDLDQRTDSTEKEIQNTKNQFNKFTKNISDIEADLQESEKQYQLIMENCKNDNLYLEKYKEKYKYYSNLLQSTESSYQKFSDEHVKKYREEIIKNETVLSSVESSILAIKKETKNLRDEFNRNEKIFVEKEKIITNIKINIAQLNDKKKKIEDELDKNNIAVTDNFKTIKEFDNDIILKRKEKEFLEELIKNNPNKIKKIDEELFIKNGFQNIELFKDINNIIRHVPDNLNKIIKILLKNNLQFLKINDGTRIQDLNKFIKENNLGQIRLFSNNISKNNIDKKLAKTIFLENQKNNLNIIGFANTLITYKDEYNSLFECLLGHVLIVKNTTSALDIFRKITEQWTIVDLDGVMIDLNGTITLNIFSNDDITDKNLLPEEKVIQLKKDIQEIYIKKNKNENNLSRIKNKINQLKYQEKNIEIELKELETKMSRESDNIVEIYKKKDRIENQSGSLALKIEEEENKKLLLSNKLKIFKEKIGKIEEYLESFQFFHHCIQKLNNICNKDIEKLKKNIENNKMKINWNSERKGILEKRKIEMDNFIQTYNSEEKEKQERIRYYNNEKKILIEQESVLEKKLKEVVSQVQIMNEKKLTYREDNKKQDNILRNAREKIENNQDLIEEKKNKLHEYEMNKVQNQEKINNLLNTINKQYNSSIDEILDCKNEASSQKEAINKITDYKEKISAMGQINFDAMQEYQKHADRYNELKLKREEIIKSKGRLVDLINEIDRVAEENFYGTFLKVESSFKDIFNRLFRGGQASLKLTNESNILETGIELMVQPPGKKLQNISLLSTGEKSLTAIALLFALWKANPSPFCFFDEIDSALDESNAARLATFFKNEDFKDAQIIIITHQRGLMETADALYGITMEDSGISKLMSVKILDSEDSKN